ACAATGCCGGCAAGAAGCCCAAGACTCTGGAGAGAAGCCTGAATCGCTGCAATAAGTGAATTGCCTCGGACCATTTCAAGAATGGAAAGCGTCACGGCCATGACGAACGCAGGCAGACCTAAAGAGGTAATACGCAGAAAGTCAACAGCGAGCTCATGCTCATCACCATTAAGCCCCGGGGCCAAGGACTGTATCCAGAACGGGGCATAAAGATGTAATAAGACAGAGACGCATAAGGAAAAAATGAGGGTAACACTCAAAAAAAACCAGAAAATACAAGCGGCTTTGGCCTCATCTTTGTCAGACCAGGCTTTCCCGAACAAAGGCATGAACCCGCCAGTGACCGGCTCTGACGTTAGCAGCTTTCCGGGAATAGTGACGCAGGACAGGCTAAGCCTGCAGGCCATAGCGGCCACTCCGGTCCCGAACATAGACGCCATGAACAATTCCCGCAGCAAGCCGAGAATTTTTCCGAGAACTCCCCAAAAGAAAAACGTAAAGAAAAATCGGCGCATGGAGCAGTTCCTGCTAGCTCAATATGCTTTTATATAGCGTCGCGAGCATTCGGCCCTGCACTCTCGCATCGAAGCGGGAAAGCATGTACTCTCTACCGGCAACACCCATTTCAGCGGCCCTCGTCGGATTGGACAAAACCGCCTTCATGGCCTCTGCCAGCAACTCCGGGGCTGCTTCTGGCACCAGAAAACCTGTCACACCATCCTTAACGGCTTCATTGAAAGCTGCATGATGGGTTGCAACTACAGGCACCTCCATGGCCTGAGCCTCGAGTACAACTTGACCGAGCCCCTCTGAGTCTCCACTTTTAGCGGTTTTGCTAGGGGCACACAAAAGGGCGGCTTTGGATAACCAGTTCTTAATTTCGTCCTGTGAGCAAAAGGGCTTAAAGTGCGTCTGCTCGGCAATCCCCAATCGCGCTGCAAGCCCTTGGAGCTCTCCCTTGAGAGGCCCATCACCAATAATTACAAGACTAGAGGCCGTCTGCTTTGGAAGCTTTGCAAAAGCCTGCAAAACATCTTCTGTACCTTTCTTTTCAACCAGTCTGGCAATGTGAAGAATTAGGCCGGTGGCACCATACGGAGAGGTTCTCACAAATTGCTGAGTATCAATACCCGTATAGAGAGTAACCGTGCGAGATTCTGAAAAACCAAGACGTAACACTCGTTCCCTGATGAACTCGGACACACAGAGAAATAAAGCGCCCTCGCGACGAAGCTCGGATCTTCTGAGAAGGTATGTTAACCAAGCGATTTTCCCACTCGTGAGAAGCGTTTTGGTCGACGCTGTCGCATCTATTCCATGAAAAGTTGTAACAAGCGGCAGTCCCAGCTTCCTGGCTATAGGCAGAGCGTAAACTGCGTCTATCCCAAAATGGGCATGTATCAAGTCTGGTTGCTGGGCATGCAACCATGACGTTAAAGCTGAATTATATCGAGTAAGGCGCTGCAAAAACCGGCATTTGGCAGCTGCAAACGCGACTGCGCCATCAGGAACTTGGCCAAGAAGTTCTGTCCCGACATAGAGAGGATCGAAACCGGACGTATGGCCAGCCTGTGTTGTAATGAAAGGCTCAGATGCTGCAAACAACTGGTGCCTATATATAGCTACTTTCACAACCTAATCCTGCGTTGTAGGGAAGGCTAGCCCCAAAGTTACACCACTCATCCCTGCCAACAAAGCCGCACTATGAAATTCGCCTACCGGCTCTGCATTAGAGACAAGCCCCTGTGCTACCATCCAAAAAAAAGACAAAAAAGTACAAAAGGCAAAATCTTTATACGGGGAAGAGAGGACTTGAGTCGCCCTGAATAGACTGTGAAGCATACCTAGATGAAACAACACTGCAAAAATAAGAGCAGGGATACCGAAATAAACCCCGATTTTCAGATACACGTTGTGAGACTGCATGACTCTGAATTTCACCCCGCCAACCTCTTCCAGTTGATTAGGAGAATTTCCCAGCAGAGGTCGCTGTAAAAGCAGGCTGTATGAATGCTTCCAGAGCTGTAACCGTGTACCATAGTTAGCAGCCGTATTGTTTGCATGGTATGTCAGCATTTTTTGAGACTGCTTTGCAGCATTCACAACCGTAGGGGCATTGAATTGCTTAACAATATTCCCTGTAGTGAACGAAATTACCAAGCTGACGCAAAGGCACGTGGCTATGAAAATACGACAACTTCTTCTTTCACGGATAAACATCCACAGGGCGATAACCAAGGCCGCAACATACGCAGATTTAGACCCTGTCGCTGGCACTGCAGTGAGAAGTAGCAAACTGGCGATGAGAAGAATCTTACTAGATGTTGCCTTGTAGAGGCCATAGCTTGCCAAACAGGAAATGCCTGTGAACACAGCAGCATAATTGGCATTGGGGAAAACACCCCCAGCCTTTCTAGAATCCATGTATGAATTCGCCAACTCGGTTGCTCTTAAAATATAATCAACCCTGTTTGGGTTAATAAAAATTTTTGCGATTGGTAGATGATAAAAGTACTGTTCTGCAGGATGGTGAACCCGAAAAAGGATAATGAGAACAGCATTTATTGAGGAAAAAGCAATAGCAGTATAGAATGGAAGACGCCATTCCACTTTGCTTGATGCTAAATAATAGCCACATATCAAAATAGATACGAACGGCATATTGTAAAACATCACCTTCAGCAAATAATCTTTCTCTTGGTGCGCAGGCAGGACCAAGACCATCCACGCAAACATAGCCAACAGGGGAATTGTGACCTTGTGCGCAGAAGAAAGCCCAAATACAGGAACAAATGCGTAGCACACATACGCAGCAAGCATTGATAGGGATAAATAAACCCCAAATATGGAAACAGTATAAATCTGTAGCGGAGCTATAGAAACTGCAATAAAAAAAACGTAACGTTGTAGCAACAAGCTGTCTTCGCTTTTGAACGTGAACATATCTACATCACGCAACACAACCCTATGCAACCGACTCTACGATTTGCCGTACAACCGCATTCCAGTCATTAACTTCTGACTTGCTATTCTTGCTCTTGGGCGCCCCAAGGGCACTTTCCATCGCCTCAACGATACTCCCAACGTCATCAGGAGTATAATAAAAAGCATTATCTCTATGTATATCAATAAACTCCGGGGCAACTATGGGAAGTCCTACATATCTATATTGATGCACTTTTAGCGTGTCGCTAAATGAAGAAGCGTGCTGATTCTTTTTTTGCAGAGTAATTAGACCCACATCTGCATGCTTTATATAAGGGACTGTTTCTTCAAATGGAATTTCTGAAGTATATTTAACGTTACCCTTCTGAATCTTAGCGGAAAAAGGACCAATTATCGTAAATGTACACTCAGGAAATTCACTGCTCGCAATGTCAATAAAGTTCTCATCCAGCAAGGAAACACCCACAAAAACGCAATTGGGAGAATGAGTGTATGGAGATGCAGA
This is a stretch of genomic DNA from Desulfovibrio subterraneus. It encodes these proteins:
- a CDS encoding glycosyltransferase — its product is MKVAIYRHQLFAASEPFITTQAGHTSGFDPLYVGTELLGQVPDGAVAFAAAKCRFLQRLTRYNSALTSWLHAQQPDLIHAHFGIDAVYALPIARKLGLPLVTTFHGIDATASTKTLLTSGKIAWLTYLLRRSELRREGALFLCVSEFIRERVLRLGFSESRTVTLYTGIDTQQFVRTSPYGATGLILHIARLVEKKGTEDVLQAFAKLPKQTASSLVIIGDGPLKGELQGLAARLGIAEQTHFKPFCSQDEIKNWLSKAALLCAPSKTAKSGDSEGLGQVVLEAQAMEVPVVATHHAAFNEAVKDGVTGFLVPEAAPELLAEAMKAVLSNPTRAAEMGVAGREYMLSRFDARVQGRMLATLYKSILS
- a CDS encoding O-antigen ligase family protein; translation: MFTFKSEDSLLLQRYVFFIAVSIAPLQIYTVSIFGVYLSLSMLAAYVCYAFVPVFGLSSAHKVTIPLLAMFAWMVLVLPAHQEKDYLLKVMFYNMPFVSILICGYYLASSKVEWRLPFYTAIAFSSINAVLIILFRVHHPAEQYFYHLPIAKIFINPNRVDYILRATELANSYMDSRKAGGVFPNANYAAVFTGISCLASYGLYKATSSKILLIASLLLLTAVPATGSKSAYVAALVIALWMFIRERRSCRIFIATCLCVSLVISFTTGNIVKQFNAPTVVNAAKQSQKMLTYHANNTAANYGTRLQLWKHSYSLLLQRPLLGNSPNQLEEVGGVKFRVMQSHNVYLKIGVYFGIPALIFAVLFHLGMLHSLFRATQVLSSPYKDFAFCTFLSFFWMVAQGLVSNAEPVGEFHSAALLAGMSGVTLGLAFPTTQD